In a genomic window of Bemisia tabaci chromosome 1, PGI_BMITA_v3:
- the LOC140225242 gene encoding uncharacterized protein — MRLTSYLKVWSLVLLVLAINIGAVRRRVEVQMSGPQIEGLGMQYAMNPTLSALVVGSLLSEHPALAAGLMGMYQTQAPNIRLPVPGPPQSPILPGKTYAPAYSSNAVPVPKYVPPNFKPYYTGPPVAFDVEERPRR; from the coding sequence GTTTGGAGCTTGGTTCTTCTGGTTCTAGCAATTAACATCGGAGCAGTGCGACGCCGCGTGGAGGTGCAGATGAGCGGTCCTCAGATCGAGGGACTGGGGATGCAGTACGCCATGAACCCGACGCTGTCCGCGTTGGTTGTCGGGAGTTTGCTGAGCGAGCACCCGGCCCTGGCGGCAGGATTGATGGGCATGTACCAGACCCAGGCGCCAAACATCAGACTTCCTGTCCCTGGTCCTCCCCAATCCCCGATTTTGCCCGGGAAAACCTACGCACCAGCTTACAGCTCCAACGCGGTTCCAGTCCCCAAATATGTACCTCCGAATTTCAAACCCTACTATACCGGTCCTCCCGTGGCATTCGATGTTGAGGAAAGGCCCAGGCGATGA